Proteins encoded within one genomic window of Bradyrhizobium sp. CB1717:
- a CDS encoding SDR family oxidoreductase, which yields MDLGIKGRRAIVCASSKGLGRACAISLAEAGVHVTLTARGADALKKTADEIRKAYPGVTVTEIVGDITTPAGREAVLKACPDPDILINNAGGPPPGDFRNWTRDDWIKAIDANMLTPIELIKATVDGMMARKFGRIVNITSAAVKAPIDILGLSNGARAGLTGFIAGLSRKTVINNVTINGLLPGPFETDRLTGTAKAEADKRGTTPEQILAERAKLNPAGRFGQPDEFGYACAFLCGAKAGFITGQNILLDGGAFPGTL from the coding sequence GGTCGCCGCGCCATCGTCTGCGCATCCAGCAAGGGCCTCGGCCGCGCTTGCGCCATCTCGCTGGCCGAAGCCGGCGTTCATGTCACGCTGACGGCGCGGGGCGCCGACGCGCTGAAGAAGACGGCCGACGAGATCCGGAAGGCCTATCCCGGCGTGACGGTCACCGAGATCGTCGGCGACATCACGACGCCTGCGGGGCGCGAAGCCGTGCTGAAGGCCTGCCCGGATCCCGACATTCTGATCAACAATGCCGGCGGCCCGCCGCCCGGCGATTTCCGCAACTGGACCCGCGACGACTGGATCAAGGCGATCGACGCCAACATGCTCACGCCGATCGAGCTGATCAAGGCGACCGTGGACGGCATGATGGCGCGCAAGTTCGGCCGCATCGTCAACATCACCTCGGCCGCGGTGAAGGCGCCGATCGACATCCTCGGCCTCTCCAACGGCGCGCGCGCCGGCCTCACCGGCTTCATCGCCGGCCTGTCGCGCAAGACGGTGATCAACAACGTCACCATCAACGGCCTCTTGCCGGGCCCGTTCGAGACCGACCGCCTGACCGGCACCGCGAAGGCCGAAGCCGACAAGCGCGGCACGACACCGGAGCAGATTCTGGCCGAGCGCGCCAAGCTCAACCCGGCGGGCCGCTTCGGCCAGCCCGATGAGTTCGGCTATGCCTGCGCCTTCCTCTGCGGCGCCAAGGCCGGCTTCATCACGGGACAGAACATTCTGCTCGATGGTGGCGCCTTCCCGGGCACGCTGTAA